TAAGTTTGTTTACCTCCCGGGTGCAACTTCTGCTGTAGCATTCGTCAATGGCACTCAGATTGATCTTAAGAACGAAGCTCCGGCAGCATCAAGCACCGCTCCGAAGCAGGAATGCGATGAATTCGATGTTTCTTGCGATGAAGATATCATTGCTGCCAAGAACAATAAAAACGTCGATGTTTCTGGCGACTTGAACAAGTCCAATTCTTATGCAGACTCTCGCGATTACTCCGCCTCTGCTGCAGCGCAAGACGTTAAAAACCGTTTCGGTATTGCTGACGAAGTTCGCTTCTGGAGCGCAGTCGCTCTCTCCGCAGTCGCAGCAGGTAGCGCTATTATTGGCGTACTCCAGCAGATGAAGTCTAGCGAAGCAAACGATGCTTACAAGCAACTCGAAGGCATTGCTGATGCTGTTGAAGGAAAGATTAAGGAAGCTTGCAGCACGCAAGGTGACCCTCAAAAATGCGTCAAAGTGTTCAAAGAAACGGAGAACAAAAACGTTTTCTCGGTTAATGATTGGACTTACGTAGACGTCCAGCGCAGAATGAAAATCAACAAGGACACCAAGGATTCCTACGCAATGGGCCGCAATATCTGGTTCGGTGTCACAGCAGTTTCCTTGACTACAGCTATCGTATTGTTCGCATGGTAATGGAACAAGGGCAAATCCGACTCAAAGACGTTCAATTTGACTGCATCGTTGGCGTACTCCCTTACGAACGCGTAAACGAACAACCCATCATCTTGAACCTGACCCTTTGGTTGGACTTTGCTAAAGCTGCAGAAACTGAAGATTTAAACGAATCTATCGATTATGCAAAATTGGCGGAAGAACTTAAAGGGTTCATCCGCCTTTCTTCTTTTAAGCTAGTCGAGACTCTTGTCGTAAAGACCGCTCAATACGTTTTGGAACATTATCCCAAGGCAAACGCTGTTGAAGTTTCAGTTTCAAAGCCGAAGGCCATCCCCGGTTGCCTCGGCGCAGAAGCGAGCGTGAAGATCAGTAGGAAGTAGGACTTAGACGAAAGAACGGGCTTCGCCCTACAGACGAAAGACGAAAGAGTATAAATGACGCTTCGCGTAAGAAAATAATCTGAAAGCACCTCCTCGCATCAAAAACAATTTCTTCCGTCTCACATCACTCATCTCTCGTCTTTCGTCTAAAAAATTACCCTCTAAAAGCCCTATACCGCAAGGCTTCGGACAGGTCCGTAATATCGACAGCAGATGCGCCGCGCAAGTCTGCAATCGTTCGAGCGACTTTGAGCAACCTAAAATAACCTCGTGCACTCAATTCCATTTTTGCGGCAGCCGAAACGGCAAATCGCTCGACATCCGGCGTCATTTCCGCAAATTTTCGCGCATATTCCGATGACATTTCTGCATTAGATTTAAACGGCAAATTGCGGAAGCGAATGCGCTGGATTGCACGTGCAGCACACACTCGTCTACGAATATCAGCAGAAGACTCCCCTCGCCCTTTTATGGCAAACATAGCGGCATCGACAGGCGGTACGCTCACTTGAATATCGATACGGTCCAAAAGCGGTCCAGATATTTTTTCGCGATAACGTTTACGCGCTTCGGGCAAGCAGGTACACTCACGCTTGGGATCCATAGAATAGCCACAAGGGCATGGATTCATTGCAGCCCCCATCATAAACCGCGCAGGCCAAACAACAGTTCCACTTGCACGACTTACCGATATTTCTCCTTCTTCCATCGGTTCCCGAAGCGCCTCCAAAACATTACGATTAAATTCAGGCAGTTCATCCAAGAACAGCACTCCATTATGCGCAAGGCTAGCCTCCCCCGGCAAAAGACGCGATCCGCCGCCAACAAGCGAAACCATTGACGCGGAGTGATGCGGAGAACGGAAGGGCCTTGAAAGTACGGGTTTAAAATCGCCGGAATCTCCGGCACGCCTTGCACACGAATGAATCCGCGTAGTCTCCAAAATTTCCTGTTCCGTCATTTCAGGGAGAATTCCCGGCAGGCATTTCGCACAAAGTGTTTTTCCAGCACCGGGAGATCCGACCAATAAAAAGTTATGCGCACCAGCAGCAGCGACTTCAAGTGCACGCTTCACACCATCCATCCCCACGACATTTTTAAAATCGGGAATACCATCGTCAACACTAGCGCAACATGATGAAATTCCCTTAGCTAATTTCACATCATCACCCGCATTGCGTTCTAAAATATCAACACATTCCCCTAACGTATCGGCACAAACAAAATGAAGACCTTCCACCAGCGAAGCTTCTTGCATATTTCCTCGCGGAATAACAAGGATGCAATCACGTTCTGTAGCCAAATTCATTGCGATGGATAACACTCCACGGACTGGCTTCAACAAACCATCCAATGAAAGTTCGCCCACAAAAACATAGCGTTCCAATTGAGGGACTTCAATCTCCCCCGTTGAAACCAGTAAGCCAATCGCAAGCGGAAGGTCCAAGGCACTCCCCTCCTTTCGCAAATCCGCCGGTGACAGATTTACAGTTGTACGGAAACCCGTCACCACTTTCCCAATAGAACGTATCGCCGAAACGACACGTTCGCGAGATTCCCTCACTGCATTGTCAGGAAGCCCTACAAGCGTAAAGCCAGGCAGGCCCTGAGCAGCATCAACCTCAACACTAACAGGAACAGCCTTTATTCCAAACAAGCAATAAGAACGGATTCTACGAAACAATTTTCACCTACCTTATGCTACTGCAGCCTGATATTTTTCAAGCACGCAATTTTCGATATGTTCTCGCAACTGGCGCGTAATCGGCAAACAAACGGTGCGATAATCTTCGCCCTTATAATACGTATCGATTGGATACCCTACAAACATACCGTTTTCGCCATCCATCACGCGGAGCCCGCGAATCTGGATTTGATCATTCAACACAATTGATGCCAAGCCCTTCATGTGACCAAGATTCGCACCTTCCTTGAACGGAAATACTTGAACGTTAGTCACAGCAAGGCAATCAAAAGCCGGTGACATAGCAGGGATACTCGATGTTTTCTTTTCTGTTTTTTCAGCCATTGGGGCCTCCTATTTTGAAGATGAGCCGCAGTCAAATGCATTCGCAATTCTGCGGAATTGCAAAACCCAATGCAAAACACGTGCCAACAAAGAAAACGGCGATTTTGAGCAAATTTCGGCAAATCATTTTTAGCAAAAAAGTGATTAATCACTTTAATCACTGATTAATCACTTTTAATCACTTTTTCTACTTTATGGACATGCTTTTAAAACCCAATATGAAATGGCTAGCGAACCAGGGAATCATCCACCCGATGGTTACAGCGGAGTTTTCGCAAACTCCAAACGCATTTATCGTCAAATTCACAGTCGAAGAACCCGTAGATTGCTACCGCGCCGCCGTTCAAGAAGATAACGGTCGCAGCTGGGAAGATTCGTGCGTAGAAATTTTCTTGCAGAATCCAGCAAATCCAGCCGAGTACTTCAACTTTGAAACGACAAGCCGTGGCTTTGTGCTTGCAGCCCGCGGCACTGGTCGCGAAAACAGGCAGACACTCCCACTCGACGCGATTGCTAAAATCAGCCGCACAGGAACAGCGCCAAGCATTCAAGACGATTCGGTTTTTTGGAGCATGACCATCGAGATTCCTGCCGATTTATTTGGGATAAAGAAATTTGAAGCCCCCCTCCGCGGAAACCTTTATAAATGCGCAGACCTAGCGAATACACCCCATTACTTGAGTGCATTCCCGATAGAAACGGAAAAGCCGGATTTTCACCGGCCTGAGTTTTTTCAAATTTTAGAATAATTTGAAATTTTAAAAATGATTTAATAAAGTACGTCATGCGGGCGGGGCCCCAGCTCGGAGTTGACGCCTACGGCGTCCGTCGCTGCGGTTCGGTCATGCCGGTCTGCAAGCAGCCCGTCGCGACACTCACCTTGCAGACTTTTGCGAAGGTATTCCTTGGCCGACGCTTTCATTCTCCAAACGCTAACTTATTTTGATAAATTAGGCAAAGATCTCGCTTACACTGACTTTAAATGTTTATAAAACATTCTACATCATTCTGAGTTTCATCTCAAAAACGGCTCGATCGTTTTCGTCGAGGATTCGCATGTAAGTTGCACCATTGTGATCGGCGCGGAACACCTTCAACGTTTGCCCTTCTTCGGACTCACCCAAGTAATGCACTTCAAGCTCTGACGGATTGCAAAGTTCCAAGTCCGAAGCGCTAAACACATTCAATGCAAGCTTCACATATTCGATATTATTCATGTGATGTGACACATCGATATGTTGAGGCAACACCTTTTGCTGATAAATTTCTTCGTATTCTTCAGGTTTAACGTTAAAGCGGTCAAAATCATCCGTCATGAATGGCTCTGGGAAGCCTTCCGTTGGGAAATTCAATGCAGAAAGACGCATCGGGCGGTGACGATCAAAACTCAAGCAACAGGCTTCTTGCTTTGCAAAAATAATCGGATCCCCATCCACCGTAGTAATAGCGGTATTCTCATTAAGACGAATCAACTGATTATCGGTTGGGAAAGACGTGGTAACCACCTTATCACGCCAATACGGACGCCTGAGGAACTTAAACTTGGCCTTGTAAATGACCCAAAAACCGCCCTTTTCTTTCACAACAAAGTTGTCAAATTTCATAGAGCCAAAATTTTCGGTAATATTGTCCTGAATCATGAGCACAGTTTGAGCAAGCCCCATTTTTCCAGAAACATCGATATAAGCCGAAGTAATCGTTCTCGGCTTCTGAAACACTAGCGGATTTTTCGACAATGCGTAAATATCAATCATGTTTTTAATATAAATTTTTTTATCATTTGAGTACATGTCAACCGTTATTATTTTCAACAAGCCTTACGGCGTTTTAAGCCAATTCACCCCAGAATCAGGGCACTCAGCCCTAGACACATTCGGATTTCCGCCAAATGTGTATGCCGCAGGCAGGCTCGACCACGACAGCGAAGGCGCGTTGCTTTTAACAGACAACGGAAAACTTATAAAAAAACTGCTCGACCCGAAATACGAGCATCCGCGTACTTATTTGGCTCAAGTCGATGGGCTAATTACCGAAGACGCCGTCCGAAAACTCGCTAAAGGCGTTGACATAAAAGGCTACCATACCAAGCCCTGCAAAGCAGAAATCGTCGAAGCACCGGATTGGATTTGGGAGCGCACCCCGCCAGTACGTTTCCGCGCCAACATTCCCACCAGTTGGGTCAAGCTCACGCTCATCGAAGGCAAGAACCGCCAAGTGCGTCACATGACAGCGGCCGTAGGCTTCCCCACGCTCCGCCTCATCCGTGTGCAAATCGGGAACATCCCGCTTGGAGACTTAAAGCCTGGGCAGTGGCGAAAAGTTACAGATAAAGTTATTTAGTAATAAAATCGCTTGGTTTTACACCATACAACGTGATATCATCTATCCAAACTTCGGTATCATCGTAAGCAGCAATCGAAATCGTCGTTACTGTTTTGCTTATAACATCCCAACCGAGATTGCCATACAAGTCATCGCGCGGCTTGAACATAGACGGTTTTATACTCACCCGTCTCCATTCATCGCTTGTCTTAAGAGTATCATAAGCCAAGGTTTTTCCTTCGACATTTGAACTACCTAAAGTTTCAAAGATAATCGAGATGACGCCTGTTCCGCGAACATAATAGACAACAGAATCCATTGCAGACAAATCGCATGGTGAATTTTCGGTACAGACCCAAATTCCAAAGAAAGACCAAGAACCAATTCCCGCAGAAGATTTCCAATGAAGAGCATTTCCATCTCGGCCCGCTCCGGCATCCACAATAAATTCAGCAATGTCCTTGCGCGTGTTTGGTACGGTCGCCACTTTAGGTGAAACCTTCACGCTCGTATCCGTAGAAGACATGTAACCCGACTCGCTGATATCGAGTTCCCTAATAATAAACTGCGCTTCCGCAAACTCAAAGTCAAACACCTTGATAGAGTCCGGTTCAAACACACAGACATTAGCGCGCGTATCTTCGCCGACGCCAACCGTAGCCGAATGTTCGACAACGCTGTCGCCCACAATGATGCGCAATCCGTATTCATATGGCGGGAGCGAATCCATCTCGTAGAAGCCTTCGTTATCCGTTTTTACAAGTCGATCCGTTCCATACACTTGGACCCACGCGTAATCTACACCATCCGGCAAATAAACTTTCCCATGAACGCTTCCTGTTTTTTCAAGAACATATTGAACGGAATCTCCATCGCGAACATCCTTGGCTAGAATTTTTCTAAAAACGCCTTCGCCTTCATTGAGAATTTCAATCGTCACAGAATCAACGGCAAGGCTGTCGATACGAATTCGGCCTAAGGAATCCGCTACATATTCCACAAAAAATTCAGAAGCCACAGAATCGGGCTCAACGTTACGAATAAAATCTACAGCACGTACACGAGCAACCACATTTGACGCCGGCATCGAATCACCGCGAACCACACGAATCAAAAACGCATTTTGCGTTTCGACAGAACTGATGCCCGACACATCTCTATCGGAACATGCGCAAAGCGCCATTATCGCGAGAAGCAAAAGCAACTTTTTCATCTTTTTACTCCTCCTTCTTGGCGTTATCGCCATCGGAAATTTCAGCAACCGGGTATAGAGCTATGACAAACTGCATGGCGCGATTCACGTTTTTTACCTCGGCAGTTCTTTTTTGAACTTGACGCCTAAATTCAAGAGTCATTTCGTTCAAATCGTCAAAGCATTCATCATCAACACCCACCAAAAGCGAGGATATATTTCGCTTGGCAGGCTCTACCGCCACAAGGGCATTCTGTGCCAAAGCCAAAAGTTGATTTTGGTAACTGCGGATGGCCGCCGTTTTTACCGCCGAACCCTCCGAGGTAAAATTTGCAGTTGTCACCGCATAGCGTTCCGAAGCAAGCGGCGTGATGAGCTTTAAATCCTTGAGAACCTTTATGGCTTCGCGCACTTGGTCTTCGGAAACCGTTGGCGAAATCTGTTTAACCAATCGCGAAACTTCGGCATGGCCACTGTTCATTTCGATAAGCGCGCGCACCACGGGAATCCACCACTTGCTCAAGAAAAGATATTCACTAGCGCTAAACTTGCGCAAATCCACATCCTGGAGCGAAAGCGCCATCTTATAAAGCTTGTCTTTTTTTGCAGGAGATTTCGTCTTGGAGGCAGCCACTAAAATCTCGAAAATTTCACCATTGCGACCTTTCAAATCCAGCAAATTTTTAGCCAAAGGAATACTGCGACTTGGCAAATGGAGGTCCTTGTTCAACACGCGAAACATTTGGCTCGTTTCGAGCCCCAGTTTTTGCCCCATCATTTTATAGGAATACAGAGGCATATCCAATTTACGCTGGGTATAGTAATTCTTGAGCAAGTCCCTGTAATCACTGATTTCGTTGATATTCAGCATAGGCTAGTTCTCGAAAAATGCAATGGTCCAATCAATAAAATAATCTATTACTTGCCCAAAAGCTCTTAAAGAATATATCGCCTTTGATAAAATATCAATGGAATCTTATAAAGCACCCGTTCATTTTTGCTTTTTCTAGAAATATTTTTCTGTTAGAATACAACCAAGGGGATATTTGGATGATTAACAACACACTTACGTCTGTTGCAGCTTTTGTTGTGGCTGCAGCAGTTTCTCAGGCAATCGCGGAAGGCCCATGCGACATTTACGCAAGAGCCAATACGCCATGCGTAGCCGCACATAGTTTAACCCGAGCCTTGTACGGCAATTACAACGGGAATCTTTATCAGGTTCGCCGTGCCGATGGCGAAACCAAGGACATTCCGGTCGAAACCACGGGAGGTTATGTCAAATCTTCCGTGCAAGACGATTTTTGTGCAGGCTCCACTTGCACAATTTCAATCATCTACGACCAGAGTAGTTACAAAAACGATCTGAAAAAAACGCCACCTGTCTTTTGGCTTAAAGAAGGCGGCAGAGAAGCCATCGCCGACAGGGCGCCCATCTACATCAACGGTCGAAAGGCGTACGGCTTTTATCGCGACGCGTGGTCTTCTACAGGTTACCGCAACAACGAAACCAAAGGTGTCGCTACCGGTGACGAAGAAGAATCCATGTACATGGTGGTCGATGGCAGGCACTACAATGACATGTGCTGTTTCAACTACGGAAACGCTGAAACAACCGGCAATGACGACGGCCCAGGAACCATGGAATGTATTTATTTCGGTGACGACAAGGATTGGGGCGGTCCTGGACAAGGCACAGGCCCATGGGTCGCCGCCGACTTGGAAGACGGCGTATTCAAAGGCAACGATGCCGGATACATGTGGGGCAGAACACATACAACCCCATGGCCAGATGCACAAACAATTGATGCCGACTACGCTACAGCCATGCTCAAAGGACCGAACGACGGCACATTCAAACTGAAAGGCGGCAGTGCGCAAGAAGGAAAGCTCACCACCATGTGGGACGGTCCGCGCAAGCAAGGCTATAGTCCGCGCAAATTGCAAGGAGCCATTGTGCTCGGCAACGGCGGTGACGGCAGCGATGGCGGCGCAGGAACATTCTTCGAAGGTTGCATGACGATTGGCAACCCGCCAGATTCCATTGACGATAAAGTCCAGGCTAATATTGTTGCCGCTGGTTACGGAAGCAAAATTGAGCTCAAGAAGCCTGATCCGATTGAACCGTTTAAGGATACGCTTTCCATCCCGGGAAAAATCGAAGTAGAAAACTACGACAAGGGCGGCAACGGTCAGGGATTCTTGGACACCGATATCGAAAACGAAAACAACCTCTACCGCGAAGACAACGCAGGCCTCGACAGCGCAGGCGACGCCATTATTTACGGCTGGGGTTATGCCAACGATTGGCTGCGTTATACGATAAAAGTCTCCAAAAACGATTCCCTCACGCTCACGGCACGAGTTTCATCGCCAAGCGATAGCACGTTCTTCTCCGTGCTCGTTGACGAAAAGAACGTCGCCACCGTGATGGTCCCGAACACCGGTGACTGGAAGAAATTCGAAACGGTTACAGTCTCCGTGCCTGCAATTGCGGAAGGGGCACATGTGCTAAAAATAAAGATTGACAAGCCCTACTTCAATCTTGACTGGATTGAATTTGCAGTCGCCACATCCCAAACAGAATCCATCAAGTTTACAAGGCAAGCCGCAGCATCGCAAGTCTACACAGTTTACGATGTCCTTGGAAACCGTGTTACCTCATTCCAAGCAAACGAAAACGCTATACGTAACATTTGGGACAAAGTCCGCATAAATATGCCAGGCGGCATTTACGTCATCAAGACGATGAACAAAACCATTCGAATTTCAAATATAAAATAATACTCTTCAAACCAAACTCACTTAAGTAGGCTTCGCAAGAAGCCTACTTTTCAATTGTATAAAACTTTACTATTAATTCAATACAACCAAAAAAGGAGTTCTAATGAGAAAATTCGCCATTATCGGATTTGTATTAATATCAATCATGTTTTCCGGCTGCGCCATCCTGACGGGCACAAGAATGCGCCCCATCGTTCTTGGGTAAATGCTCATCTACGTCCGTGTATCAACAGCAAAAGCATTTATTGCAACAGAAATGCCAGAGAAACTTGAAATTGATACCCCATTCAACGTCAACCTCCCATTCTATTACAAAAACGCAGTTCATGACACCACTAAAGGAATCGCCTCCGTTACGTTAAATAACGAAGATTTAGAAATGGGTTTCATACTCGCTTCATACAGCAAAGCTGTACAAAACAATCCTGAAGTTTTCCAAAATGATCTAAGCGATTCTTTAAAGACAACCAGAATTTTTTCTGCTTACGATGCACTTTTCAAAGATTGTACAAATGAAAACCTAGTCGATGCCGACTATAATTCCGAAAAAAAGTATACTTACAGATGCTACAAAATAACACATGACGACGGAACGCCAGAGGACATGTGTTTCGCATCAAGATTAACAAAACAGGGAAACATTCTCCTTGTCATCATGCGAAGCTTCGCTTTCGGCACAAGTGTTAGAAACGAGCTTTTGGACGCAATCGAGAGCGTCGAATTCAAGAATTAATTTTAGGGAAATCGAAAAAACGCAAAAACAGCCGGGCATAACCCGACTGCTTTTTTTATTTTTGCTTTTATTAATTAGATGCAGCCAAATCAAAGCCTAGAACAATCTGGCCGTTATTTTCAGATCGAACATCATCGCTATACAATTTTATGCGAAACAACAGATAATCAGCACTCGACGTGAACGACACTTTTTCAAATGCATTCGTCGAAGTTGTAGAACGAGCCTTAACACCATTAACATTATCTGTATTATCGTTACTTCTTTCATACACAAACAAATCAAAGTCCTGCGGAATCATGCCCAAATTTGCAATATCATTACCGCTATGTAGAACTTTAATGTTGAAGCACCGCCTGATGTTTAAAATTTTAAACAAAAAGGACTTTAAAAGGGCTTTTGGTGAATCGACTGGATTCAATGGCTCTTAAAAGCACTGTTCTTGTCAACATTCCATTAACAACAAAAAAGTTCTACTTATCCAAAATATTATATTGCGGTCACAGAACTTTTTTAGGAGAAAATCTCATGAACAAGATTTTTGTTTTAATCCTTATCGCCACCTCGATGTGCTTCGCTACAAGAATCGGAGTCTTGAAAGGCAAATCGGCCTGTGCAGAACAGATTACCATCCATCTTGATACCGAAGACAAGAACGGCAGCACCGGGATAGTCCAGCCCCAGCTCGAACCGGGCGTATTTATCCTGACCTCCAATTTGGTCACGAACGGAATTGAATCGACAAGGTCCGACATCACATTCAAGTATTGCGTCTTGAACGTAGCCGACAAGGAACTCACCACGGGTTCGCGCCGCGTTCCCTACGATTATGCAGTCCTGATGCTGGATAGCAAATGCCCCGCAGGGACATACAAGTTCAAGCGCCATCACGACACAGAGGACAAAGGAAACAGCAACTACTACAGAGGGAACATTTATCCGAATGTCGTGAACGACAATGCCGACTTGTATTACTGCTTCGTACCCGCAAGCAGCGGTGCCACGGCATCATTCCCGTTTGAGGGCTACGGCATTTTCGCCAACACTTACAAGACCGCCCGTCGTTACGAAGGCAACACCATTTCCGTATACCAGACCGAACTTACAGAATTCTACATAGACGACGAAGACAGCGGCAACAGCAACGGCTGGGACTATTACGGATATTCCAACGTTTCGGGAATTTCGCAAATCATAAGCGGCGGCAAGAATACGACCATGCACGTCTCTTACTGGGGATTCGTCTACGTCGACGGAATTATAATGACCAAGGCCAGCAGTGCGGAAAATTCCGCCGCGCCGGCTAGCGCGGAACAGCTGGCGGCCCCGACGCTCAAGGGATTTGACCACTCCGCCATCGCAGTCGACCTCAAGTCCGCAGGCGATGTCAGGATTTCTGTCGCCAACGTCAACGGCGCCGTCGTCGCCAACATCGTAGAAAGCAGCCTCCAGCCGGGTGTCCACCAGATCAAGTGGAACTCGGGCGCCATCCCGAACGGCCGCTACATCGTGACCATCAAGCAGAACGGCATGGTCAACGCCAAGAACGTGATTCTGAAGTAATTACAAGCGACAAATGCGCTACACCGGGGCGGCTTCGAGCATCTGCTTCATGAGCGTCTGGTAGCCGATGCCCGCGGCGGCGGCACGAACCCGCAGTCCTGGGACAAGGTAGTATATTCCGACGTGTTCCACCCCGACTCCCTCGACATGTCGTTCGCCGTACACCACCCCAAGGACGCCTCCGACGAGGCGCTGGACACGCTCCAGCAGCACATCAAGAAGTTCGAGAAATTCATCAAGGCGATGAAAACGTACGAACCGAACGACCTCGGCAAATGGCTGGACATCAACGAGTGCACAAGGCACTACTGGGTGCAGGAATTCACCAAGAACCCCGACGCGAAAGGCTATTCGAGCCTGTACTTCACGTGGGTCAAGTGCGGTCCCATCCGCATGGGACCCGAATGGGACTTCGACCTCGCCTTCGGAGGCCACAACAACGACACCACGAACCAGTCCGACAATATGTACATCAAGATCGGCTACTGGCATTCATACATTTTCAGGGATTTCGACGCGGCAAAATCCCGCGTGTATTACTGGCGCGAGAACATTATTAGTGTTAACGGTTTAGTTATTAACAAATCAAACATTCCTTAATCACCCGAAGCCAAGTCAAAACCAAGGACAAGCTGACCATGATTTTCAGAGCGTTCATCATCTCTATAAATCTTTATGCGGAACAGAAGATATTTTGCATTGGACGTAAACGATACTTTTTCGAAGGGATTATTTGTGCTAAAGCGTCCTACCAAGCCAACACTTGAATTCGTAATGCTGTTTATATCATCCGAATTTCTTTCATACACAATGATATCAAGGTCCTGCGGAAGAAGCCCATAATTAGCAATATCATTACCGCTAACCAACCACGCAATAGCAGCAGAAAAGTTTGTCTTACCCTCAGGGCGCTTAACGCTAAAACGGATTTCCTTGTGATTATCCACAATATGAGTTTTTAGCTTATCTATATTTCCAATCCAATATCTGGAGTAATGGTAATACTGGCTATAATCACCATCAAAGACCGTGCTGTAATAAGACGGCATTTTCGTTGTCGCCGGAGTTTTATGCGGGTACGGCGATTTCATAGCCACATCACC
This genomic interval from Fibrobacter succinogenes contains the following:
- the folB gene encoding dihydroneopterin aldolase, which produces MVMEQGQIRLKDVQFDCIVGVLPYERVNEQPIILNLTLWLDFAKAAETEDLNESIDYAKLAEELKGFIRLSSFKLVETLVVKTAQYVLEHYPKANAVEVSVSKPKAIPGCLGAEASVKISRK
- a CDS encoding SpoVG family protein: MAEKTEKKTSSIPAMSPAFDCLAVTNVQVFPFKEGANLGHMKGLASIVLNDQIQIRGLRVMDGENGMFVGYPIDTYYKGEDYRTVCLPITRQLREHIENCVLEKYQAAVA
- a CDS encoding CotH kinase family protein — translated: MFHPDSLDMSFAVHHPKDASDEALDTLQQHIKKFEKFIKAMKTYEPNDLGKWLDINECTRHYWVQEFTKNPDAKGYSSLYFTWVKCGPIRMGPEWDFDLAFGGHNNDTTNQSDNMYIKIGYWHSYIFRDFDAAKSRVYYWRENIISVNGLVINKSNIP
- a CDS encoding carbohydrate-binding family 9-like protein, producing MKWLANQGIIHPMVTAEFSQTPNAFIVKFTVEEPVDCYRAAVQEDNGRSWEDSCVEIFLQNPANPAEYFNFETTSRGFVLAARGTGRENRQTLPLDAIAKISRTGTAPSIQDDSVFWSMTIEIPADLFGIKKFEAPLRGNLYKCADLANTPHYLSAFPIETEKPDFHRPEFFQILE
- a CDS encoding YifB family Mg chelatase-like AAA ATPase; this encodes MFRRIRSYCLFGIKAVPVSVEVDAAQGLPGFTLVGLPDNAVRESRERVVSAIRSIGKVVTGFRTTVNLSPADLRKEGSALDLPLAIGLLVSTGEIEVPQLERYVFVGELSLDGLLKPVRGVLSIAMNLATERDCILVIPRGNMQEASLVEGLHFVCADTLGECVDILERNAGDDVKLAKGISSCCASVDDGIPDFKNVVGMDGVKRALEVAAAGAHNFLLVGSPGAGKTLCAKCLPGILPEMTEQEILETTRIHSCARRAGDSGDFKPVLSRPFRSPHHSASMVSLVGGGSRLLPGEASLAHNGVLFLDELPEFNRNVLEALREPMEEGEISVSRASGTVVWPARFMMGAAMNPCPCGYSMDPKRECTCLPEARKRYREKISGPLLDRIDIQVSVPPVDAAMFAIKGRGESSADIRRRVCAARAIQRIRFRNLPFKSNAEMSSEYARKFAEMTPDVERFAVSAAAKMELSARGYFRLLKVARTIADLRGASAVDITDLSEALRYRAFRG
- a CDS encoding acyl-[acyl-carrier-protein] thioesterase, whose product is MIDIYALSKNPLVFQKPRTITSAYIDVSGKMGLAQTVLMIQDNITENFGSMKFDNFVVKEKGGFWVIYKAKFKFLRRPYWRDKVVTTSFPTDNQLIRLNENTAITTVDGDPIIFAKQEACCLSFDRHRPMRLSALNFPTEGFPEPFMTDDFDRFNVKPEEYEEIYQQKVLPQHIDVSHHMNNIEYVKLALNVFSASDLELCNPSELEVHYLGESEEGQTLKVFRADHNGATYMRILDENDRAVFEMKLRMM
- a CDS encoding pseudouridine synthase, whose protein sequence is MSTVIIFNKPYGVLSQFTPESGHSALDTFGFPPNVYAAGRLDHDSEGALLLTDNGKLIKKLLDPKYEHPRTYLAQVDGLITEDAVRKLAKGVDIKGYHTKPCKAEIVEAPDWIWERTPPVRFRANIPTSWVKLTLIEGKNRQVRHMTAAVGFPTLRLIRVQIGNIPLGDLKPGQWRKVTDKVI
- a CDS encoding DUF4423 domain-containing protein — protein: MLNINEISDYRDLLKNYYTQRKLDMPLYSYKMMGQKLGLETSQMFRVLNKDLHLPSRSIPLAKNLLDLKGRNGEIFEILVAASKTKSPAKKDKLYKMALSLQDVDLRKFSASEYLFLSKWWIPVVRALIEMNSGHAEVSRLVKQISPTVSEDQVREAIKVLKDLKLITPLASERYAVTTANFTSEGSAVKTAAIRSYQNQLLALAQNALVAVEPAKRNISSLLVGVDDECFDDLNEMTLEFRRQVQKRTAEVKNVNRAMQFVIALYPVAEISDGDNAKKEE
- a CDS encoding arabinofuranosidase catalytic domain-containing protein is translated as MINNTLTSVAAFVVAAAVSQAIAEGPCDIYARANTPCVAAHSLTRALYGNYNGNLYQVRRADGETKDIPVETTGGYVKSSVQDDFCAGSTCTISIIYDQSSYKNDLKKTPPVFWLKEGGREAIADRAPIYINGRKAYGFYRDAWSSTGYRNNETKGVATGDEEESMYMVVDGRHYNDMCCFNYGNAETTGNDDGPGTMECIYFGDDKDWGGPGQGTGPWVAADLEDGVFKGNDAGYMWGRTHTTPWPDAQTIDADYATAMLKGPNDGTFKLKGGSAQEGKLTTMWDGPRKQGYSPRKLQGAIVLGNGGDGSDGGAGTFFEGCMTIGNPPDSIDDKVQANIVAAGYGSKIELKKPDPIEPFKDTLSIPGKIEVENYDKGGNGQGFLDTDIENENNLYREDNAGLDSAGDAIIYGWGYANDWLRYTIKVSKNDSLTLTARVSSPSDSTFFSVLVDEKNVATVMVPNTGDWKKFETVTVSVPAIAEGAHVLKIKIDKPYFNLDWIEFAVATSQTESIKFTRQAAASQVYTVYDVLGNRVTSFQANENAIRNIWDKVRINMPGGIYVIKTMNKTIRISNIK